TCTCTGTGAATCCTATTCAAACTTACTACTCCCTATCACAGTTTTTATAATATATTGTATCAAATTGTCCAAATTTTCATTAACTAACATTTTAGTATAAAAAATTTTTTATGTCAATATAATCACTACTGTGTAATATTGTCATAGCATCTTATTTTCAGCATATTAATAAAGGTAAGAATAATTATAAAAAGGTGATAAATGGAACAGTCCTCATTTTTCAAAAAAACAGCAGTACTTACTGTGTCTAATGTACTTACTGGAACTTTAACATTTATATATACTATATTTCTTTCAAGAGAAATGGGTGCAGCTGGTATGGGACTTTACCAGTTAGTTACACCAGTATTTGCATTATTTTTATGTATTACAGGTGGAGGTATTACGGTAACCCTTTCTAAAATAGCAGCAGAAAAAAAAGCATCTGGAAAACTTCATGAGTTATATAAAACAGTAAAGATAATGTGTATGTTCGAACTAGTATGGTCATTAATGGTAACACTGTTTTTAATTATTTTATCCAAGGTAATTGCAAATAATATACTATCTGATTCTAGAACAGTTTTAGGAATTATAGCTTTTTGCCCTGCTCTAATTATTATATCTCTTTCATCTGTTTTTAAAGGTACATATTATGGACTTCAAAGAATACTTGAGCCAGCTATCATTGATGTAATTGAAAAGGCTATTAGAATTATAATGATTTTCCCTTTAATGGCACTTGTTAAGAATATGAATCTAGGGATTGAATACACTACGGCAGCTGCAATGCTTGTTGTAAGTATAGGGGAGATTTTTAGCTTTATACTGTTTTTTATTTCATATAAAATATATATTAAAAATCATCCAGCAAGAGGGATATGTAAATCTAATCGTGAACTTGTTGTAAGTGTATTACGCCTTGCAATCCCTCTAGCTCTTAATGGTATATTATCAACTATATTTTCTATGATTCTAACTCTCCTTATTCCTAAAAGACTTATGGCAGGGGGAGTATCCTATAATGAAGCAATTTCCCTACTTGGGAAGTTAGAAGGAATGACTCT
The window above is part of the Clostridium cylindrosporum DSM 605 genome. Proteins encoded here:
- the spoVB gene encoding stage V sporulation protein B, whose amino-acid sequence is MEQSSFFKKTAVLTVSNVLTGTLTFIYTIFLSREMGAAGMGLYQLVTPVFALFLCITGGGITVTLSKIAAEKKASGKLHELYKTVKIMCMFELVWSLMVTLFLIILSKVIANNILSDSRTVLGIIAFCPALIIISLSSVFKGTYYGLQRILEPAIIDVIEKAIRIIMIFPLMALVKNMNLGIEYTTAAAMLVVSIGEIFSFILFFISYKIYIKNHPARGICKSNRELVVSVLRLAIPLALNGILSTIFSMILTLLIPKRLMAGGVSYNEAISLLGKLEGMTLTILFYPAIILNAVCTVLIPSISEAVTSGKDYIINHRTNIAIKVASIVGFSSTVLILTRGGDIGIFFYKDSYVGYLLSLLSIPLPIVYIQIISFSILNGLGRQGSLLINSTLTSISDVIFIYIFLGIPTLAVKGYALNFLLSALFSIGLNFSVIRKSFKFKLDYMNCIVIPCLCAFSQYALTSLLFSSITNVPLIIVLYYLTYFILYLPFYFIAYKNKNIPNFTRKAS